The following are encoded together in the Corynebacterium jeikeium genome:
- the atpB gene encoding F0F1 ATP synthase subunit A has product MKGEFHVPSLEHEFFPGQVDSNQLWFSEFAGGAFALDRLMVIRIVMILLVSAFFFFAMRKPKLIPSGVQNVAEYFLDFVRIHIAEDILGKKEGRRFLPIIAAIFFTVLAVNMSTIIPFMNISASARVGLPLVLAVVAYIAFIYAGVKRYGFGKYIKSSLIIPGLPSWLHFIVAPIEAFSTFVLRPVTLTIRLMANMLAGHIILVMLFSATNFFFWQMSGWTAAAGGTILFAIAFTLFELMVIFLQAYIFSLLTAVYIELSLHADEH; this is encoded by the coding sequence ATGAAGGGCGAATTCCACGTACCTTCATTGGAACACGAATTCTTCCCGGGGCAAGTGGATAGCAACCAGCTGTGGTTCAGTGAGTTTGCCGGTGGAGCCTTCGCGCTCGACCGCCTCATGGTCATCCGTATTGTGATGATTCTTCTGGTTTCCGCATTCTTCTTCTTTGCAATGCGGAAGCCGAAGCTGATTCCGAGCGGCGTGCAGAACGTCGCTGAGTACTTCTTGGACTTCGTTCGGATTCACATCGCGGAGGATATCTTGGGCAAGAAGGAGGGGCGCCGGTTCCTGCCGATCATCGCCGCTATCTTCTTCACCGTTCTTGCCGTCAACATGTCGACGATCATCCCGTTCATGAACATTTCAGCCAGCGCTCGCGTGGGTCTGCCACTGGTGCTGGCTGTTGTTGCGTATATTGCATTCATCTACGCGGGTGTGAAGCGCTATGGCTTCGGTAAGTACATCAAGTCCTCGCTGATCATTCCTGGTTTGCCTTCTTGGCTTCACTTCATCGTGGCGCCAATCGAGGCATTCTCCACATTCGTCCTCCGTCCGGTAACGCTGACGATTCGTCTTATGGCGAATATGTTGGCTGGACACATCATCCTCGTCATGCTGTTCAGTGCCACGAACTTCTTCTTCTGGCAGATGAGCGGTTGGACTGCGGCTGCTGGCGGCACGATCCTCTTCGCGATCGCCTTCACCCTGTTCGAGCTCATGGTGATCTTCCTGCAGGCATACATCTTCTCCCTGCTGACCGCCGTGTACATCGAGCTGTCCCTCCACGCAGACGAGCACTAA
- a CDS encoding MraY family glycosyltransferase encodes MTVLAQPAIGAGIPLRELVLVLLIACTVTYLVTGVVRSVILRYGRMAAPRERDVHQVPMPRLGGVAMFTGLVVAVVVANQLPALTRGFPPVTPDMTAVLMAAFVIVVVGVVDDLYDISWVLKLGGQIVGAVVMSLMGLSWYLFYLPFGDGTTLILDQVQSTILTALLTVTIVNAMNFVDGLDGLAAGLGAIAAGTILIYSLTILHDQSGTVAAYPPAIISAALVGICMGFLPHNFSPARIFMGDSGAMLIGLLLSAACTSASGRINAALYGPADMAALLSPMIVVLAALSIPLLDLVMAVVRRVSQGKSPFSPDKKHLHHRLLRIGHSQKRVVLVLYTWVGVVAFGAVGLTVLPLSVMAISFSLLVIVAMTATVVPLWRENRKSNTARVS; translated from the coding sequence ATGACCGTCCTTGCCCAGCCGGCTATCGGCGCAGGAATTCCCCTGCGCGAGTTGGTATTGGTGCTGCTCATTGCCTGTACGGTGACGTATCTGGTGACGGGCGTGGTGCGTTCGGTGATTCTGCGCTACGGGCGGATGGCCGCCCCGCGCGAACGCGATGTGCACCAAGTTCCCATGCCGCGTCTGGGTGGAGTGGCGATGTTTACGGGACTGGTCGTGGCCGTGGTTGTGGCGAACCAGCTGCCCGCGCTGACGCGTGGCTTTCCGCCGGTAACGCCAGATATGACGGCCGTGCTGATGGCCGCCTTCGTGATTGTGGTCGTCGGTGTAGTCGATGACCTCTACGACATTTCTTGGGTGCTGAAGCTCGGCGGGCAGATAGTTGGTGCCGTGGTGATGAGTCTGATGGGCCTCAGTTGGTACCTGTTTTATCTGCCGTTTGGGGACGGCACCACCCTGATCCTGGACCAGGTCCAGTCCACAATCCTGACGGCGCTTCTGACCGTCACCATCGTCAACGCCATGAACTTCGTGGACGGCTTGGATGGTTTGGCTGCAGGTTTGGGGGCGATCGCTGCCGGGACGATTCTGATCTATTCGCTTACTATCCTGCATGACCAGAGTGGCACCGTGGCGGCCTACCCGCCGGCCATAATTTCGGCAGCCCTTGTAGGAATTTGCATGGGCTTCTTGCCTCATAACTTTTCGCCCGCGCGAATTTTCATGGGGGATAGTGGCGCGATGCTGATCGGCCTTCTGTTGTCCGCAGCCTGCACGTCGGCCTCTGGGCGCATTAACGCGGCGCTGTATGGACCGGCGGATATGGCAGCTTTGCTGTCGCCGATGATCGTGGTTCTGGCAGCCCTGTCGATCCCACTGCTGGATCTGGTGATGGCAGTGGTACGGCGCGTGTCCCAGGGCAAGAGCCCTTTCTCGCCGGACAAGAAGCACCTGCATCACCGCCTGCTCCGCATAGGCCATAGCCAGAAGCGCGTGGTTTTGGTTTTGTACACCTGGGTTGGGGTAGTGGCTTTTGGCGCGGTAGGGCTTACCGTGTTGCCACTATCCGTGATGGCGATCTCCTTTAGTTTGTTGGTGATCGTCGCCATGACGGCGACGGTAGTGCCGCTGTGGCGGGAGAATCGGAAGTCGAACACAGCTCGGGTAAGCTAA
- a CDS encoding L-threonylcarbamoyladenylate synthase, with the protein MSRTVDATDPQNREAALDAAANAVKGGRLVVLPTDTVYGIGCDAFDNEAVAALLRAKGRGPDMPVPVLVPSWTTIQGLVREYTYNMRKLVEAFWPGGLSMVVHQAPSLPWNLGDTRGTVMLRMPNQPIALELLERTGPMAVSSANISGQPPATNVQMAEDQLGADVTTYIDGGEAHHGVASTIVDLSSGRPRILREGAATTERVAEVLGMSSAELRGDV; encoded by the coding sequence ATGTCGAGAACCGTTGACGCAACCGATCCGCAGAACCGCGAGGCCGCGCTAGATGCTGCGGCGAATGCGGTGAAGGGCGGACGGTTGGTCGTATTGCCGACCGACACGGTCTACGGCATCGGCTGCGATGCCTTCGATAATGAGGCAGTGGCCGCCCTGCTGCGTGCCAAGGGGCGCGGCCCCGACATGCCCGTTCCCGTGCTGGTTCCTAGCTGGACCACCATCCAGGGGCTCGTACGCGAATACACCTACAACATGCGCAAGCTAGTCGAGGCCTTCTGGCCGGGTGGGCTGTCGATGGTTGTCCATCAGGCGCCCAGTCTGCCGTGGAACCTGGGGGATACCCGCGGCACCGTGATGCTGCGCATGCCCAACCAACCCATTGCGCTGGAGCTTTTGGAACGCACCGGCCCGATGGCCGTTTCCAGTGCCAATATCTCCGGCCAGCCGCCGGCGACGAATGTGCAGATGGCCGAGGACCAGCTGGGCGCGGACGTGACGACCTACATCGACGGTGGGGAAGCACACCACGGTGTGGCCTCCACCATCGTTGACCTGTCTTCCGGTCGCCCGCGCATCCTGCGCGAGGGGGCGGCAACCACCGAGCGCGTGGCCGAGGTTCTGGGCATGAGCAGTGCGGAGCTGCGGGGAGACGTCTAA
- a CDS encoding N5-glutamine methyltransferase family protein gives MKINQAIREATTQLSAAGIDSAAVDARLLMRYLLAETGLYNAAPGTGADPMPRVAVDPGALFMRADDPAPSAYADWVARRVAREPLQHIVGSAPFCGLDLFVEPGCFVPRPETELLADWAAHFLTGRPTPHVVDLCCGPGTLGLGVSFLYDAPISLTGFEISPAALRLAEKNARLVPQVNATFVQADLAVDDPLEPPATRDVSPGAFAPADVVVCNPPYVPESTEISPEVAADPHAAVFSGDDGLDLMPRVLQWAEALGRAGGGVGIEHDDSNGAQVAAMMQQRGWRDITQHRDLAGRPRFVTALLPQ, from the coding sequence TTGAAGATCAACCAGGCGATCCGCGAAGCCACCACACAATTGAGCGCGGCGGGCATCGACTCCGCTGCGGTCGACGCGCGGCTGCTGATGCGCTACCTGCTCGCGGAGACGGGCCTCTACAATGCTGCGCCCGGAACCGGCGCAGACCCGATGCCCCGCGTCGCCGTCGACCCTGGCGCCCTCTTTATGCGTGCCGACGATCCTGCCCCTAGCGCCTATGCCGACTGGGTGGCTCGTCGCGTCGCGCGCGAACCCCTTCAGCACATCGTGGGCTCCGCCCCTTTTTGCGGCCTTGACCTTTTTGTGGAGCCAGGCTGCTTTGTCCCACGCCCCGAAACCGAGTTGCTCGCCGACTGGGCCGCGCATTTCCTCACTGGCCGGCCCACGCCGCACGTGGTCGATCTATGCTGTGGCCCTGGCACGTTGGGGCTCGGAGTTTCTTTTCTTTATGACGCCCCCATCTCCCTAACCGGCTTCGAAATCTCTCCCGCCGCGCTGCGCCTGGCCGAGAAGAATGCTCGCCTAGTTCCGCAGGTCAACGCTACTTTCGTCCAGGCCGATCTGGCTGTAGATGATCCATTGGAGCCGCCAGCGACAAGGGACGTTTCCCCGGGGGCTTTCGCGCCCGCAGATGTGGTGGTGTGCAACCCTCCGTACGTACCGGAATCCACAGAGATTTCTCCCGAAGTGGCTGCCGACCCGCATGCAGCCGTGTTCTCCGGGGACGACGGGTTGGATCTCATGCCACGGGTACTGCAGTGGGCTGAGGCGCTGGGGCGCGCAGGTGGTGGCGTCGGAATAGAACACGACGACTCCAACGGCGCGCAGGTAGCGGCCATGATGCAGCAACGTGGCTGGCGAGACATTACTCAACACCGCGACCTGGCCGGTCGGCCGCGCTTCGTCACCGCCCTGCTACCGCAGTAG
- the prfA gene encoding peptide chain release factor 1: MSQSPSVIDDILAEYQGLEMQLSDPELHNDPAAARKVGKRFSELQPIIQTHQKLEQAREDHEAASEMAAEDKEFAEEAKRLEEEIGELEEQLTDLLAPRDPHDGDDIVMEIKSGAGGEEAALFAGELARMYQRYAERHGFSTEILGLNETDLGGVKDMTLSIRSKQPSRDGAWSEFKFEGGVHRVQRIPVTESQGRIQTSAAGVLVYPEPDEVEDVHIDDKDIRVDVYRSSGKGGQGVNTTDSAVRITHLPTNIVVTCQKERSQIQNRARAMQVLAARLQQLKEEEAEAEAAEGRAAQIRTMDRSERIRTYNFPESRVSDHRIGYKANNLDSVLDGDLEALLAALKEADRARRLEAED; this comes from the coding sequence ATGAGCCAATCACCGTCAGTCATCGATGACATTTTGGCCGAGTATCAGGGCCTGGAGATGCAGCTGAGCGATCCCGAGCTGCACAATGACCCGGCGGCGGCCCGCAAGGTCGGTAAGCGCTTTTCCGAACTGCAGCCGATCATTCAGACGCACCAGAAACTCGAGCAGGCCCGCGAAGACCACGAGGCTGCATCCGAGATGGCAGCCGAGGACAAGGAGTTCGCTGAGGAAGCCAAGCGACTGGAGGAGGAGATCGGCGAGCTGGAAGAGCAGCTGACCGACCTGCTGGCTCCGCGTGACCCGCACGACGGCGACGACATCGTTATGGAGATCAAGTCTGGCGCCGGAGGCGAGGAAGCCGCGCTGTTCGCTGGCGAACTGGCGCGCATGTACCAGCGCTACGCTGAGCGCCACGGATTTAGCACTGAGATCCTGGGCCTGAATGAGACCGACCTGGGCGGCGTGAAGGACATGACCCTGTCTATCCGTTCCAAGCAGCCCTCCCGCGACGGTGCGTGGTCGGAGTTCAAGTTTGAGGGTGGCGTGCACCGCGTGCAGCGTATCCCTGTCACGGAGTCGCAGGGTCGCATTCAGACCTCTGCAGCGGGCGTATTGGTGTACCCGGAACCCGATGAAGTCGAGGATGTGCACATCGACGACAAGGACATCCGCGTGGACGTCTACCGTTCTTCCGGTAAGGGCGGCCAGGGTGTGAACACCACGGACTCCGCCGTGCGCATTACTCACCTGCCAACCAACATTGTGGTGACCTGTCAGAAGGAGCGCTCCCAGATCCAGAACCGCGCCCGCGCGATGCAGGTTCTGGCTGCGCGACTGCAGCAGTTGAAGGAAGAGGAAGCCGAGGCCGAGGCAGCCGAGGGGCGCGCAGCGCAGATCCGCACCATGGATCGTTCCGAGCGCATCCGCACCTACAACTTCCCGGAGTCACGCGTCTCCGACCACCGCATCGGCTACAAGGCCAACAACCTGGATTCCGTCCTGGACGGAGACCTGGAGGCGCTGCTTGCAGCCCTGAAGGAAGCCGACCGAGCACGCCGGCTCGAGGCCGAGGACTAG
- the rho gene encoding transcription termination factor Rho encodes MSLSDILARGQANGLASLKLPELRQVAAAQGLKGTSGLRKGELIAAIESGGASSGGGAPRKPQPAEEAGPKEAKEAKEPKAPKEKPVEEAREGRHQEKRQEEAAGDAEKRGGDHGKEHREDRENNRDESERDNNNRDDNNRDENNRGNRRNRRNRRNRRNRGRDNNRDDNRNSSRDNNRDNNRNNNGGGNGDGGNNGNHGNNNRDPKPEELAPVAGILDFVDANTAFIRTTGYHAGATDVYVPINTVRKYGMRHGDAIVGTIRPKNNNNNGGGRGRNRQKYTPIYQVETVNGLTPEQAAARPHFAKLTPLYPNQRLRLETDPKTLTTRVIDLIMPIGKGQRALIVSPPKAGKTTILQDIANAISTNNPECYLMVVLVDERPEEVTDMQRSVKGEVIASTFDRPPGEHTNVAELAVERAKRLVEQGKDVVLLLDSITRLGRAYNNSSPASGRILSGGVDSNALYPPKRFLGAARNIENGGSLTIIATAMVETGSAGDTVIFEEFKGTGNAELKLDRKISERRVFPAVDVNPSGTRKDELLLSPEEARIMHKLRRILSALDSQAAIDLLIKQLRKNKTNREFMLQVASSAPLAGEDEED; translated from the coding sequence GTGAGCCTGTCCGATATTTTGGCTCGTGGCCAAGCCAATGGCCTCGCCTCGTTGAAACTGCCGGAGCTGCGCCAGGTTGCAGCGGCACAGGGGCTGAAAGGCACCTCTGGTCTGCGCAAAGGTGAGCTGATCGCTGCCATCGAGTCCGGTGGCGCGTCTAGCGGCGGCGGAGCGCCCCGGAAGCCGCAGCCTGCTGAAGAAGCTGGGCCCAAGGAGGCCAAGGAGGCCAAGGAGCCCAAGGCACCGAAGGAAAAGCCGGTAGAGGAGGCGCGGGAGGGGCGTCACCAAGAAAAGCGACAAGAAGAAGCCGCAGGGGACGCTGAAAAGCGTGGCGGCGATCACGGTAAAGAACACCGCGAAGATCGCGAGAACAACCGCGACGAGAGCGAGCGCGATAACAATAATCGCGATGACAACAACCGCGATGAGAATAACCGCGGCAACCGCCGTAACCGTCGCAATCGTCGTAATCGCCGCAACCGTGGCCGTGACAACAACCGCGACGACAACCGCAACAGCAGCCGCGACAATAACCGGGATAACAACCGCAACAACAATGGCGGTGGCAACGGTGACGGCGGCAACAACGGCAACCACGGCAACAATAACCGTGACCCGAAGCCGGAAGAGCTGGCACCCGTCGCAGGTATCCTCGACTTTGTCGACGCGAACACCGCATTCATCCGCACCACTGGTTACCACGCTGGGGCGACGGACGTGTATGTACCGATCAACACGGTGCGCAAATACGGCATGCGCCACGGCGATGCAATCGTCGGCACGATTCGCCCGAAGAACAACAACAATAACGGCGGTGGGCGCGGACGAAACCGCCAGAAGTACACGCCGATCTACCAGGTAGAGACGGTTAACGGCCTGACCCCGGAGCAGGCGGCAGCGCGCCCGCACTTTGCGAAGCTGACCCCGCTGTACCCGAACCAGCGCTTGCGCCTGGAGACTGACCCGAAGACTCTAACCACCCGCGTGATCGACCTGATCATGCCTATCGGCAAGGGCCAGCGTGCGCTGATTGTCTCCCCGCCGAAGGCTGGCAAGACGACCATCCTGCAGGACATCGCCAACGCGATCTCCACGAACAACCCCGAGTGCTACCTCATGGTCGTCCTGGTGGACGAGCGCCCAGAGGAAGTGACGGACATGCAACGCTCCGTCAAGGGCGAGGTCATCGCCTCCACGTTTGACCGCCCGCCGGGGGAGCACACCAATGTCGCCGAGCTGGCCGTTGAGCGGGCAAAGCGCCTGGTGGAGCAGGGCAAGGATGTTGTTCTGCTGCTGGACTCCATCACCCGACTGGGCCGTGCGTACAACAACTCCTCGCCGGCCTCGGGCCGCATCCTGTCCGGTGGTGTGGATTCCAACGCGCTATACCCGCCGAAGCGCTTCCTGGGCGCTGCCCGCAACATTGAAAACGGCGGCTCCCTGACGATCATCGCCACCGCGATGGTGGAGACCGGCTCGGCCGGCGACACGGTGATCTTCGAGGAATTCAAGGGCACCGGCAACGCGGAATTGAAGCTGGACCGCAAGATCTCCGAGCGCCGTGTATTCCCGGCAGTGGATGTGAACCCGTCGGGCACCCGCAAGGATGAGCTGCTACTCAGCCCGGAGGAGGCGCGCATCATGCACAAGCTGCGCCGTATCCTGTCTGCCCTGGATTCGCAGGCGGCCATCGATCTGCTGATCAAGCAGCTGCGTAAGAACAAGACCAACCGGGAGTTCATGCTGCAGGTTGCCAGCTCCGCACCTCTGGCAGGCGAGGACGAGGAGGACTAA
- a CDS encoding long-chain fatty-acid--CoA ligase produces MKSTMQEIPLSVARILEYGASVHRNTTVTTYFDEAAEQTSFLHIGIRAAAMANMLRDEFGIERGDRVGTVLPNCTEHLEVLLSVASMGAVFNPINRHLMDTQITHIINKAAPKVLVLDPACKEQIIPLLADCPCVEAVLVIGPDFADTEAVQKLATARRDQDDQGEKGTPGLSHLRILNLEAELDGRSADFDWPEVEETDPAAICFSTGTEGPPKGVVYSHRALWLHSMQLRAADSFSIRNGTSFLCCVPIYHVLSWGVPLAAFMAGAPIVFTGRSATPEHLAHVIEDAMPRQAHGSPAVWTGLLVHYAKKHPKKMSLQEIYVGGSQVSPAMIDAWEERFGVDIIHSWGMTETGPVGTVAHPPAGVAGAARAKYRESQGRFHAGMRYRIVDDHDNVLEANDRNEGELQVRGNTVTASYYKDDSPRFTEDGWLRTGDIATVNKDGYLTIHDRKADIIRSGGEWIYSAALENYLLEPEAVIEAAVIGIPSEKWGQRPLAVVVVAEGTPWTAETAQELAKELRERVPGWMVPENWTFVDHIDKTSVDKFDKKDLRQHFREGKFDIITV; encoded by the coding sequence ATGAAGTCGACGATGCAGGAGATCCCACTTTCCGTTGCGAGGATCCTGGAATACGGGGCCAGCGTTCACCGAAACACCACCGTGACCACGTATTTTGACGAAGCTGCGGAACAAACTAGCTTCCTGCACATCGGCATCCGCGCAGCCGCGATGGCCAACATGCTGCGCGACGAGTTTGGCATCGAGCGGGGCGACCGCGTGGGCACCGTCCTGCCGAACTGCACCGAACACCTTGAGGTGCTGCTCTCCGTAGCCTCGATGGGTGCGGTGTTTAACCCCATCAACCGGCACCTCATGGACACCCAGATCACGCACATCATCAACAAGGCCGCGCCGAAAGTGCTGGTTCTCGACCCGGCTTGTAAAGAACAGATCATCCCGCTGCTAGCCGACTGCCCCTGCGTAGAAGCGGTGCTGGTGATCGGCCCGGACTTCGCTGACACCGAAGCTGTACAAAAGCTCGCCACAGCACGGCGCGATCAGGACGATCAGGGCGAAAAGGGCACGCCCGGCTTGAGCCACCTGCGCATCCTAAACCTGGAGGCCGAGTTGGATGGGCGTAGCGCAGACTTCGACTGGCCCGAAGTGGAAGAAACTGACCCGGCGGCTATCTGCTTTTCCACTGGTACAGAGGGCCCGCCGAAGGGCGTGGTCTATTCCCATCGCGCGCTGTGGCTGCACTCCATGCAGCTGCGCGCCGCCGATAGCTTCAGCATCCGCAACGGCACTAGCTTCCTGTGCTGCGTGCCGATCTATCACGTACTCAGTTGGGGCGTGCCACTGGCAGCTTTTATGGCCGGCGCACCGATCGTGTTTACCGGACGCAGCGCCACTCCAGAACACCTGGCGCACGTAATCGAAGACGCCATGCCGCGGCAAGCGCACGGATCGCCGGCAGTATGGACCGGCCTGCTGGTGCATTACGCCAAGAAGCACCCGAAGAAGATGAGCCTGCAGGAGATCTACGTTGGCGGTTCACAGGTCTCCCCTGCCATGATCGATGCCTGGGAGGAGCGCTTCGGCGTGGACATCATCCACTCCTGGGGCATGACGGAGACCGGCCCGGTGGGCACCGTTGCCCACCCACCCGCCGGAGTGGCCGGCGCTGCTCGTGCTAAGTACCGCGAAAGCCAAGGGCGCTTTCACGCGGGCATGCGCTACCGCATCGTCGACGACCACGACAATGTGCTGGAAGCCAACGACCGCAACGAAGGCGAGCTGCAGGTACGCGGCAACACGGTGACAGCCTCGTACTATAAGGACGACAGCCCGCGCTTTACCGAGGATGGCTGGCTGCGCACCGGCGACATCGCCACCGTGAATAAGGACGGCTACCTGACAATTCACGACCGCAAGGCCGACATCATTCGCTCTGGCGGTGAATGGATCTACTCTGCAGCGCTGGAAAACTACTTGTTGGAACCGGAAGCCGTGATCGAAGCCGCGGTGATCGGCATCCCATCAGAAAAATGGGGGCAGCGCCCGCTGGCAGTGGTAGTTGTGGCCGAAGGAACCCCGTGGACGGCAGAAACCGCACAAGAACTGGCTAAAGAGTTACGCGAGCGCGTGCCCGGTTGGATGGTGCCGGAGAACTGGACCTTCGTGGATCACATCGACAAGACCAGCGTGGATAAGTTCGACAAGAAGGACCTGCGCCAGCACTTCCGCGAGGGGAAATTCGACATCATCACGGTCTAG
- a CDS encoding DedA family protein: MTDVTVLALGPQWFDPMYLLSGSGPFGAAILPAIFAIIFIESGLFFPFLPGDSLLFTAGLLASQPDGFAPLWQVLLITPIAAILGDQVGYWIGHRFHPALRNRKDGRFFKQEHLHRSEAFFEKYGSITIILCRFVPFVRTYAPLVAGMSGMRYRTFIVFNIIGGVLWASGIVYLGSLFGGVEFVRNNIEAIFLGLVAFSVVPMLFGLIQKSRSQRQQSSAPASAQD; this comes from the coding sequence ATGACCGATGTAACTGTGCTGGCCCTCGGGCCGCAATGGTTCGACCCGATGTATCTGCTTTCGGGTTCCGGACCTTTCGGCGCGGCGATCCTGCCCGCCATTTTTGCGATTATCTTCATCGAATCCGGACTATTCTTCCCATTCTTGCCCGGCGATTCCTTACTCTTCACCGCAGGCCTGCTGGCCAGCCAACCCGATGGCTTCGCACCTCTGTGGCAGGTGCTGCTGATTACCCCGATCGCGGCGATCCTGGGTGACCAGGTGGGCTATTGGATTGGCCACCGCTTCCACCCTGCGCTACGCAATCGGAAGGACGGACGTTTCTTTAAGCAAGAGCACCTGCACCGCTCCGAAGCGTTCTTTGAAAAGTACGGTTCGATCACGATCATCCTGTGCCGCTTCGTGCCCTTCGTGCGCACCTATGCCCCGCTAGTAGCTGGAATGTCAGGCATGCGTTACCGCACGTTCATTGTCTTTAACATCATCGGCGGTGTGCTGTGGGCCAGCGGCATCGTCTACCTGGGATCACTGTTCGGCGGTGTAGAGTTTGTGCGCAACAATATCGAGGCCATCTTCCTCGGTCTCGTCGCCTTCTCCGTCGTCCCGATGCTATTCGGATTGATACAGAAAAGCCGGAGTCAGAGGCAGCAATCCTCCGCTCCGGCTAGCGCCCAGGATTAG
- the thrB gene encoding homoserine kinase: MGVEIPVGRKATVKVPASTANLGPGFDTLGLALGLYDYVTAEVIESGLEVEVTGEGEGEVPLDERHLVVRALRATLKEADVTVPGLRVSCTNSIPQSRGLGSSAAAATAGVAAGNGLAGFTLDDQAQVQIASTFEGHPDNAGASVLGAGVVSWTNTPIDGVSAPAYHARRIDVHPDIKATAFIPDFHASTEAIRRVLPSDISHVDARFNVSRTAVMTVALRDDPDLLWEGTRDRMHQTYRAEVLPVTAEWVNRLRNLGYPAFLSGAGPTILVLSTEPVDNALVEEARGRGMKVLELGIAGPVEVDVTG; encoded by the coding sequence ATGGGCGTCGAAATTCCCGTTGGCCGCAAGGCCACCGTCAAGGTACCTGCGTCGACTGCCAACCTGGGGCCTGGTTTCGATACCCTCGGCCTGGCACTGGGCTTGTACGACTACGTGACGGCCGAGGTTATCGAGTCCGGCCTGGAAGTCGAGGTCACCGGCGAGGGCGAGGGCGAAGTTCCGTTGGACGAGCGCCACTTGGTGGTGCGTGCTCTGCGCGCAACGCTGAAGGAAGCCGACGTGACTGTTCCAGGGCTGCGTGTGAGCTGCACGAACTCCATCCCGCAGTCTCGTGGCCTGGGTTCTTCGGCTGCCGCGGCGACGGCCGGCGTGGCGGCTGGTAATGGCTTGGCAGGGTTCACGCTAGATGATCAGGCGCAGGTGCAGATTGCCTCCACCTTCGAGGGGCACCCCGATAACGCGGGGGCTTCAGTACTGGGCGCGGGTGTTGTCTCTTGGACCAATACTCCCATCGACGGGGTATCTGCACCGGCCTACCACGCCCGCCGCATCGACGTGCACCCGGACATTAAGGCCACCGCATTCATCCCGGACTTCCACGCCTCGACGGAGGCGATCCGCCGCGTGCTGCCGTCCGACATTAGCCACGTGGATGCCCGCTTTAACGTTTCCCGCACGGCGGTGATGACCGTCGCGTTGCGCGACGATCCGGACCTGCTATGGGAGGGCACTCGCGACCGTATGCACCAGACCTACCGAGCCGAAGTGCTGCCGGTGACTGCTGAGTGGGTAAACCGCTTGCGCAACCTGGGCTACCCGGCGTTCCTTTCGGGCGCGGGCCCGACGATCCTCGTGCTGAGCACCGAGCCGGTGGACAATGCATTGGTCGAAGAGGCCCGAGGCCGCGGGATGAAGGTCCTGGAGTTGGGTATCGCCGGGCCGGTCGAGGTGGATGTCACCGGATAA